A part of Flavobacteriaceae bacterium GSB9 genomic DNA contains:
- a CDS encoding malate dehydrogenase, which translates to MKVTVVGAGAVGASCAEYIAIKNFASEVVLLDIKEGYAEGKAMDLMQCASLNGFDTKITGVTNDYSKTANSDICVITSGIPRKPGMTREELIGINAGIVKSVATSLLEHSPNMILIVVSNPMDTMTYLAHKSLDMPKNKIIGMGGALDSARFKYRLAEALGAPISDVDGMVIGGHSDTGMVPLTSHATRNSIKVSEFLSEERLEQVAADTKVGGATLTKLLGTSAWYAPGAAVSGLVQAIACDQKKIFPCSTFLEGEYGLDNICIGVPVVLGKNGIEKIVDIPLSDAEKNHMKASAEGVRKTNGLLDV; encoded by the coding sequence ATGAAAGTAACAGTTGTAGGCGCAGGAGCAGTTGGTGCCAGTTGTGCAGAGTATATTGCTATTAAAAATTTTGCCTCAGAGGTTGTATTGCTTGATATTAAAGAAGGCTATGCAGAAGGAAAGGCTATGGATTTAATGCAATGTGCTTCTTTAAACGGATTCGACACAAAAATTACCGGTGTAACGAACGATTACAGTAAAACCGCAAATAGCGATATTTGTGTTATTACTTCTGGTATTCCGCGTAAACCGGGAATGACTCGTGAGGAATTGATTGGGATTAATGCCGGAATCGTAAAATCTGTAGCTACAAGTTTACTTGAACACTCTCCAAATATGATTCTTATCGTGGTGAGTAACCCAATGGACACCATGACATACTTAGCGCACAAGTCGCTCGATATGCCAAAAAATAAAATTATTGGAATGGGTGGAGCTTTAGATTCTGCTCGTTTTAAATACCGCTTAGCTGAAGCTTTAGGTGCGCCTATTAGCGATGTTGACGGTATGGTTATTGGTGGTCACAGCGATACCGGAATGGTACCATTAACATCTCACGCCACAAGAAACAGTATTAAAGTTTCTGAATTTTTAAGTGAAGAGCGTTTAGAGCAAGTTGCTGCCGATACCAAAGTAGGAGGAGCCACCTTAACAAAATTATTGGGTACTTCGGCTTGGTATGCGCCAGGTGCTGCAGTAAGTGGACTGGTACAAGCCATTGCTTGCGACCAAAAGAAAATATTCCCATGCTCTACATTCTTAGAGGGTGAGTATGGTTTGGATAATATCTGTATTGGTGTGCCTGTTGTATTAGGTAAAAATGGTATTGAAAAAATAGTTGATATTCCATTAAGTGATGCTGAAAAAAATCATATGAAAGCTAGTGCCGAAGGTGTTAGAAAAACCAATGGTTTATTGGATGTGTAA